One window of the Trifolium pratense cultivar HEN17-A07 linkage group LG2, ARS_RC_1.1, whole genome shotgun sequence genome contains the following:
- the LOC123907821 gene encoding histone H1: MSAAEEKKPKASKEKKTKTASHPPYFQMIKEALLALKEKNGSSPYAIAKFMEEKFKSVLPANFKKMLNLQLKNQAAREKLVKIKASYKLSEAEKPKKSTKVTKGDVAEKKKQSQKRKRNVTVGGTKSKKNEAVKKVVKKKKGKKVSGPGKPKQPKSIKSNNNKRARKATVANA; encoded by the exons ATGTCTGCCGCGGAGGAGAAGAAGCCAAAAGCTTCAAAAGAGAAGAAGACCAAAACAGCTTCACATCCTCCATATTTTCAG ATGATTAAGGAGGCTTTGTTAGCTCTGAAAGAGAAAAACGGTTCAAGTCCTTACGCTATAGCCAAATTCATGGAGGAGAAGTTTAAGTCGGTGCTTCCAGCGAATTTCAAGAAGATGTTGAATCTGCAGCTGAAGAATCAAGCTGCCAGAGAGAAGCTGGTGAAGATCAAGGCTTCGTATAAGCTATCTGAAGCCGAGAAGCCGAAGAAGAGCACGAAGGTTACGAAGGGTGACGTGGCGGAGAAGAAGAAACAGAGCCAGAAAAGGAAGAGAAATGTTACGGTTGGTGGTACGAAGAGTAAGAAAAATGAGGCGGTTAAGAAGgttgtgaagaagaagaaaggtaAGAAGGTTTCTGGGCCTGGGAAGCCCAAACAGCCCAAGTCCATTAAGTCGAATAATAATAAGAGGGCTAGAAAAGCTACTGTTGCTAATGCTTGA